A genomic window from Rhizobium sp. EC-SD404 includes:
- a CDS encoding site-specific integrase has product MAKITKRTVDGAEPQTKDYIIWDDELPGFGLRVFPSGKRSYVIQYRARGRSRRYAIGLHGVWTPETARREAKVRLGDVAQGDDPAAEREEERRAVTVRELCEQYIADMEAGLVLGKGGRPKKATTVSTDVGRIRRHIIPLLGTQRIKDITKPDMNNLMKDIIAGKTRVVMKTEKLRGKAIVRGGRGTAIRTMGLLGGIFSYAIEAGIIDQNPTHGLKKPRYRVRDRRLSEAEYRTLGRILKEVQHDTHYGIHAEILRLIALTGCRRGEIIGLRWSEVDIEGSCLRLKDSKEGASVRPVGLPVIDYLETARLKREGTFVFPGQGEDNAVGNFPQSWKKLFAETPLWDVTPHVLRHSFASIANDLGFTEITIAALIGHAKGSVTSKYVHTLDSTLIMAADTVSGYLKALLEGGEFTRNTYTLDRQARRTAINDMLAEARPCT; this is encoded by the coding sequence ATGGCGAAGATCACGAAACGAACCGTAGACGGCGCCGAGCCGCAGACCAAGGACTACATCATCTGGGACGATGAACTGCCTGGCTTCGGGCTTCGGGTCTTTCCGTCAGGCAAGCGCAGCTACGTCATTCAGTATCGCGCGCGAGGGCGGTCACGCCGCTATGCGATTGGGTTGCACGGGGTGTGGACACCGGAGACTGCCCGCCGCGAAGCGAAGGTCCGTTTAGGTGATGTCGCCCAGGGCGATGACCCCGCAGCTGAGCGGGAGGAAGAGCGGCGGGCGGTGACGGTCCGAGAACTGTGCGAGCAGTACATCGCCGATATGGAGGCAGGCCTTGTTCTCGGAAAAGGTGGTCGCCCCAAAAAGGCGACCACAGTTTCGACCGATGTCGGCCGCATCCGCCGGCACATCATCCCCTTGCTCGGTACGCAGAGGATCAAGGACATCACCAAGCCGGACATGAACAACCTTATGAAAGATATTATCGCTGGGAAGACCCGCGTCGTGATGAAGACGGAGAAGCTGCGCGGCAAGGCGATCGTGCGCGGCGGCCGCGGCACGGCGATACGCACGATGGGCCTTCTCGGCGGCATCTTCAGCTACGCAATCGAAGCGGGGATCATCGACCAGAACCCGACGCACGGCCTGAAGAAGCCGAGATACAGAGTGCGGGACCGGCGATTAAGCGAGGCGGAGTACCGGACGCTCGGCCGCATTCTCAAGGAGGTCCAGCATGATACCCACTACGGCATCCACGCCGAGATCCTGCGCCTTATTGCGCTCACCGGCTGCAGGCGTGGCGAGATCATCGGTCTTCGCTGGAGTGAAGTCGATATCGAGGGCAGTTGCCTACGGTTGAAGGACAGCAAGGAAGGCGCTTCTGTCCGCCCCGTCGGTCTCCCGGTCATCGATTATCTCGAAACCGCCCGCCTCAAAAGGGAGGGAACGTTTGTGTTCCCTGGCCAGGGAGAAGACAACGCCGTCGGAAACTTTCCCCAGAGCTGGAAGAAGCTCTTCGCCGAGACGCCGCTTTGGGATGTGACGCCCCACGTTCTGCGGCACAGCTTCGCCAGCATCGCCAACGACCTTGGCTTCACCGAAATCACCATCGCCGCGCTCATCGGGCACGCCAAAGGTTCTGTCACGAGCAAATACGTCCACACACTGGATTCAACGCTGATCATGGCCGCCGACACGGTGTCGGGCTATCTGAAGGCTCTTTTGGAAGGGGGCGAGTTCACCCGAAACACTTACACTCTCGACCGTCAGGCACGGCGGACCGCGATTAACGACATGCTCGCCGAGGCGCGTCCATGCACCTAA
- the qatD gene encoding Qat anti-phage system TatD family nuclease QatD: MRPAYVDFHTHLDLYPDLGQAIAACDRNRVATLAVTTTPKAFERNVELSSNSDFVRVGLGLHPQLVSERHSEIGLFEKLLERARYVGEIGLDRGPAHYRSFELQTAIFERILNACAEHGDKILSLHSVRATKPVLDMLEEHLPPDRAGVVLHWFTGSKSDVRRAVDRGCFFSVNEGMLASASGKRLIQEIPLNRLLTETDGPFVARGDKPIEPGDVGRAVEMISELVETPAEDVRRRIISNLRSLLQSG, from the coding sequence ATGCGACCGGCCTACGTGGACTTCCACACGCACTTAGACCTCTACCCCGACCTCGGCCAGGCGATCGCGGCCTGTGACCGCAATCGTGTTGCGACCTTGGCTGTCACCACGACGCCGAAGGCCTTCGAACGGAACGTCGAACTATCGTCGAATAGCGACTTCGTTAGGGTCGGACTGGGCCTCCACCCGCAACTCGTCTCTGAGCGACATTCCGAGATTGGTCTGTTCGAGAAGCTATTGGAAAGGGCGCGTTATGTCGGCGAGATCGGGCTCGACCGCGGACCTGCTCACTACCGCTCCTTCGAACTGCAGACGGCAATTTTTGAACGCATCCTCAACGCGTGCGCCGAGCATGGCGACAAGATTCTGAGTCTCCACAGTGTGAGAGCAACCAAACCGGTTCTGGATATGCTCGAAGAGCACTTGCCTCCTGACCGAGCAGGGGTGGTGCTTCACTGGTTCACCGGCAGCAAATCAGATGTCCGCAGGGCCGTCGACAGAGGTTGCTTCTTTTCAGTCAACGAGGGAATGCTCGCTAGCGCGAGCGGAAAGCGGTTGATACAGGAGATCCCGCTTAACCGCCTGCTCACTGAAACGGATGGCCCATTCGTTGCGCGTGGTGACAAGCCGATCGAACCAGGCGATGTTGGCCGCGCCGTCGAGATGATCTCTGAGCTTGTCGAAACACCGGCGGAGGATGTCCGCCGCCGGATCATCTCAAACCTCAGAAGTCTTTTGCAGAGCGGATAG
- the qatC gene encoding Qat anti-phage system QueC-like protein QatC → MRRFSLIGRLGPDDKAKVRPVQADSDVFEIDFLDGDQRMGFGIGHALDQLASLGLQPSERGVDLVVLAALVNAGDTRVSRKLNAQDGWTREIDLYVPVSAADAWAPSAESIGAMLRFLTGDRWRVFFRNRTKRTQTLTLAPKRLAIDGLTKVSLLSGGLDSLVGAIDLLVEGDRPLFVSHYWDSETAKAQSYILDRLENRFGKEAFKSLRVRLGFDKNHLSTGETENTQRGRSFLFYALATLAASAIKGRTAVDIPENGLIALNVPLDPLRFGALSTRTAHPHFVASMQRMIDSIGLKVELGNPYRHMTKGEMVTKCADRPFLEKIVANSMSCSSPAKARYKKLSPRHCGYCVPCLIRRASLAAGLDGKDGTLYTVEELNKHVLASDQPEGEHVRSFQLMAKRIRAKPSLAKILVHKPGPLIDYPDEIPDYADVFRRGVLEVSELLNDVRTRPGG, encoded by the coding sequence ATGAGACGTTTCAGTCTGATCGGCAGGCTCGGACCAGACGACAAGGCCAAGGTCAGGCCCGTCCAGGCCGATTCAGACGTATTCGAAATCGATTTCCTCGACGGCGACCAGCGCATGGGGTTCGGGATCGGCCATGCCCTGGACCAGCTCGCCTCGTTGGGGCTGCAACCATCGGAGCGGGGCGTCGACCTCGTCGTCCTCGCGGCCCTCGTCAACGCGGGTGACACGCGGGTTTCGCGCAAGCTCAACGCTCAGGACGGTTGGACCCGGGAAATCGATCTATACGTGCCGGTGTCCGCCGCCGACGCATGGGCTCCGAGTGCCGAGTCCATCGGGGCGATGCTCCGCTTCCTCACCGGGGATCGGTGGCGCGTTTTCTTCCGAAACCGGACAAAGCGCACCCAAACGCTGACGCTCGCCCCGAAGCGGTTGGCCATCGACGGGCTGACCAAGGTCAGCCTCCTTTCCGGCGGCTTGGACAGCTTGGTCGGCGCGATCGATCTCCTCGTCGAGGGCGACCGACCACTTTTCGTCAGCCACTACTGGGACAGCGAAACAGCGAAAGCCCAATCGTACATCTTGGATCGACTCGAGAACCGGTTTGGCAAGGAGGCGTTCAAGAGCCTTCGCGTGCGCCTTGGCTTCGACAAGAACCATCTCTCGACCGGAGAAACCGAGAACACTCAGCGCGGACGGTCCTTCCTCTTCTACGCACTTGCGACGCTTGCCGCCTCGGCCATCAAAGGGCGCACGGCCGTAGACATCCCGGAGAATGGGCTGATCGCGCTCAACGTTCCGCTGGACCCGTTGCGATTCGGCGCGCTCAGCACAAGAACCGCCCATCCGCATTTCGTCGCAAGCATGCAGAGAATGATCGATTCCATTGGCCTTAAGGTCGAGCTTGGTAACCCCTATCGACATATGACCAAGGGTGAGATGGTCACGAAATGTGCGGATAGACCCTTTCTCGAGAAGATCGTCGCGAACTCCATGTCGTGTTCCTCCCCGGCGAAGGCCCGTTACAAGAAGCTGTCGCCGCGCCATTGCGGCTACTGCGTGCCGTGTCTGATCCGCAGAGCCTCGCTCGCCGCCGGCCTCGATGGCAAAGACGGGACCCTGTATACGGTCGAGGAACTCAACAAGCACGTTCTCGCGTCTGACCAGCCCGAGGGGGAGCATGTCCGATCATTCCAACTCATGGCCAAACGGATCAGGGCGAAGCCGAGTCTCGCGAAGATACTGGTCCACAAGCCGGGGCCGCTCATCGACTATCCGGATGAGATTCCTGACTACGCTGATGTCTTTAGACGTGGCGTCCTCGAGGTCTCGGAACTCTTGAACGACGTGCGAACGCGGCCGGGCGGCTGA
- the qatB gene encoding Qat anti-phage system associated protein QatB, whose protein sequence is MTRGARASDAGALRRGAGGYVRASGGGRAAASRMPNSRAVAGGVAGLARNFANQGPTEALRRFNLEGMAGAPAEQVFVALTDMLCPAGGTIDEAIARDAMLETVADLAASGVGNFDQLSADDLREFFIGVVSRSIEGKILNEVGTNAIAAPSDIGGVERAQAMLHDFVEGCVRDQFDARATDLDDLDAGAVDRFVDDLYAAALDLIEALGDDE, encoded by the coding sequence ATGACCAGGGGTGCTCGCGCCTCCGACGCTGGCGCATTGCGGCGGGGCGCTGGTGGCTATGTGCGCGCCAGCGGAGGGGGCCGAGCGGCGGCGAGCCGGATGCCGAACTCCCGCGCCGTGGCGGGCGGTGTCGCCGGCCTCGCGAGGAACTTCGCGAACCAAGGCCCGACGGAGGCGCTGAGGCGCTTCAACCTGGAGGGCATGGCCGGCGCTCCGGCGGAGCAGGTATTCGTCGCCCTGACGGACATGCTCTGTCCAGCGGGCGGCACGATCGACGAAGCGATTGCGCGAGACGCCATGCTGGAGACGGTCGCAGATCTTGCAGCCTCCGGCGTCGGCAATTTCGATCAGCTATCGGCCGACGATCTGCGCGAGTTCTTCATCGGGGTGGTCAGTCGCTCCATCGAAGGCAAGATACTCAACGAAGTCGGGACCAACGCCATCGCCGCTCCCTCCGACATCGGCGGGGTCGAACGGGCACAAGCTATGCTACACGACTTCGTCGAAGGCTGTGTTCGGGACCAATTCGATGCGCGTGCAACCGATCTCGATGACCTCGATGCAGGAGCCGTCGATCGCTTCGTGGACGACCTCTATGCCGCCGCTCTGGACCTAATCGAAGCCTTGGGAGACGACGAATGA
- the qatA gene encoding Qat anti-phage system ATPase QatA — MIVADNETAVDLLYYEAIARTVVRLVSEKSDEPLSVGVHGDWGAGKSSVLMMVEEAFKEDDRVLCVRFNGWLFQGFEDAKAVLIETIVEELRRKRPTSKKVAEQAKKVLRRVDWMKLARKAGAYGLTLATGIPHPDTIKDLGAAARSLVGKGAEKVSPEALAALVEGSDEFLREVAEDSAPEQMHAFRDEFAKLLQDAEIDRLIVLVDDLDRCLPDTAIETLEAIRLFLFVPRAAFVIAADEGMIEYAVRQHFPDLPVATGPATYARNYLEKLIQVPFRLPSLGYAETRIYVTLLLVLNVHGETSDEFQKLAELAREVLRRPWKGPGLDRKTVEKALGGVPAEVERAMELAGRIAPILADGARGNPRQIKRFINTMMLRLAIAEERGFGDEINVAVLAKIMLAERFAPELYDAMARGSASTGASEELAALEAVVASPPPDLETKSADEKTQAPSETPSLPDWPNLEWAKQWAAIDPPLAENDLRPYVFVTRDRRSVFGAVTSLGELEELIVKLQGSSLQVKQAAAEVARLQTIEAEQVFDALRAKIRDAENLSQEPPGVKGLAEVARQHPFLQRPLLSFLQDLPVSKLGPWVVSGWVSVFSEVDVVSDMAVTLRGWAEQEENRKLKAAAGAAMKLTGKRKRD; from the coding sequence ATGATCGTTGCGGACAACGAAACAGCCGTCGACCTCCTTTACTACGAGGCAATCGCCCGGACCGTGGTCCGTCTGGTCAGTGAGAAATCGGACGAGCCCCTGAGCGTGGGTGTTCACGGTGACTGGGGCGCGGGCAAATCCAGTGTCCTGATGATGGTGGAGGAAGCGTTCAAGGAGGATGACCGCGTCCTTTGCGTGCGCTTCAACGGATGGCTGTTTCAGGGTTTCGAAGACGCAAAGGCCGTTCTGATCGAGACGATCGTCGAGGAGCTGCGTCGCAAGAGGCCGACCTCAAAGAAGGTCGCGGAGCAGGCAAAGAAGGTTTTGCGTCGGGTCGATTGGATGAAGCTCGCACGAAAGGCTGGCGCTTACGGTCTGACCTTGGCGACCGGCATCCCGCATCCGGACACGATCAAGGACCTGGGCGCGGCTGCGCGTAGTCTTGTCGGCAAGGGCGCTGAGAAGGTGTCGCCCGAGGCCCTCGCCGCGTTGGTCGAGGGCTCGGACGAGTTTCTTCGCGAGGTCGCGGAAGATAGTGCGCCCGAACAGATGCACGCGTTCAGGGACGAGTTCGCGAAGCTCCTCCAGGACGCGGAAATCGATCGGCTGATCGTCCTCGTCGACGATCTTGATCGCTGTTTACCCGACACGGCCATCGAGACGCTCGAGGCCATCAGGCTGTTTCTGTTCGTCCCTCGTGCGGCCTTTGTCATCGCGGCGGACGAGGGAATGATCGAGTACGCGGTGCGGCAGCACTTCCCCGATCTCCCCGTGGCGACGGGACCGGCCACTTATGCGCGAAACTATCTCGAGAAACTCATCCAGGTCCCGTTCCGTCTGCCCTCCCTGGGTTACGCCGAGACCCGGATCTACGTGACATTGCTATTGGTGTTGAACGTTCATGGCGAGACGTCCGACGAGTTCCAGAAGCTCGCCGAGCTTGCGCGAGAAGTCTTGCGCCGGCCGTGGAAAGGACCAGGCCTTGACCGGAAGACGGTCGAAAAGGCCTTGGGCGGCGTCCCCGCGGAGGTTGAACGGGCGATGGAGCTGGCCGGACGGATTGCCCCGATACTGGCAGACGGCGCCCGTGGCAATCCAAGGCAGATCAAGCGGTTCATCAACACGATGATGCTGAGACTGGCGATCGCGGAGGAGCGCGGGTTTGGCGACGAGATCAACGTTGCCGTGCTCGCCAAGATCATGCTCGCGGAGCGCTTCGCGCCGGAGCTCTACGACGCGATGGCACGTGGATCAGCGAGCACCGGTGCGTCCGAGGAACTCGCGGCGCTCGAAGCGGTCGTGGCGAGCCCGCCTCCCGATCTGGAAACGAAGTCGGCGGACGAGAAAACCCAGGCGCCTTCGGAGACGCCGTCGCTACCCGATTGGCCAAACCTCGAATGGGCGAAGCAATGGGCAGCGATCGACCCGCCGCTCGCCGAGAACGACCTCAGGCCTTACGTCTTCGTGACTCGCGATCGCCGGAGCGTTTTCGGTGCGGTGACGTCGCTCGGCGAACTCGAGGAACTCATCGTGAAACTTCAGGGATCGTCTCTCCAAGTGAAGCAGGCCGCAGCGGAAGTCGCCAGACTCCAGACGATCGAGGCGGAGCAAGTTTTCGACGCGTTGCGCGCCAAGATCAGGGACGCGGAGAACCTCAGCCAGGAACCGCCCGGCGTGAAGGGTTTGGCGGAGGTCGCGCGCCAGCATCCCTTTCTGCAGCGCCCGTTGCTTTCGTTCTTGCAAGATCTTCCGGTCTCAAAACTCGGTCCATGGGTGGTCAGCGGCTGGGTCTCGGTTTTCAGCGAGGTGGACGTCGTGTCCGACATGGCGGTCACACTCAGGGGATGGGCCGAGCAAGAGGAAAACCGGAAGCTGAAAGCGGCTGCCGGCGCAGCGATGAAACTCACCGGCAAGCGGAAGCGTGACTGA
- a CDS encoding nucleotidyl transferase AbiEii/AbiGii toxin family protein: MAREIKNLGASVRGRLLKLSKERGQSFDLVLTRFALERLLYRLSTSPHADRFVLKGAMLMMSWFDDPHRGTRDLDLLGFGDPGEEAMLATFRDILAQDVDDGVVFDPDTLRVDRIREELEYGGLRLRALASVGGARINLTIDIGFGDALEPGAEIVEYPVMLDLPAPRLRAYARETVIAEKFQAMVALGRANSRMKDFYDVWVLSQSFSFDDDRLARAIAATFARRGTALPTEPPDALTPAFADDEQKQKQWHTFVENVAVDPGPFVQVLASLCDFLMPHAKIAIETDTENKDEDE, translated from the coding sequence ATGGCTAGGGAGATCAAGAACCTTGGCGCCTCGGTGCGCGGGCGGCTCCTGAAACTCTCGAAGGAGCGCGGGCAGAGTTTCGACCTCGTCCTCACGCGCTTCGCGCTGGAACGACTGCTCTACAGGCTCAGCACGTCACCTCACGCCGACCGCTTCGTCCTCAAGGGCGCGATGCTGATGATGAGCTGGTTCGACGATCCGCACCGCGGAACGCGCGATCTGGACCTGCTCGGTTTCGGGGATCCGGGTGAGGAGGCGATGCTGGCCACGTTCCGGGACATCCTCGCCCAGGATGTCGATGACGGCGTCGTGTTCGATCCGGACACCTTGCGGGTCGACCGTATCCGCGAGGAGTTGGAGTATGGCGGCTTGCGCCTCCGCGCGCTCGCGTCGGTCGGCGGCGCGCGGATCAACTTGACGATCGATATCGGTTTCGGTGACGCGCTCGAACCGGGCGCAGAGATCGTTGAGTATCCCGTCATGCTCGATCTACCGGCGCCGAGATTGCGCGCGTATGCGCGCGAGACGGTGATTGCCGAGAAATTCCAGGCGATGGTGGCGTTGGGCCGGGCGAACAGCCGGATGAAGGATTTCTACGATGTCTGGGTCCTGAGCCAGTCTTTCAGCTTCGATGATGACCGGCTCGCACGCGCGATCGCTGCGACATTCGCGCGGCGCGGAACAGCGCTCCCGACCGAGCCGCCCGACGCACTCACGCCCGCATTTGCGGATGACGAGCAGAAACAGAAGCAGTGGCACACCTTCGTCGAGAACGTCGCTGTGGACCCGGGGCCTTTTGTTCAAGTCCTCGCTTCACTATGCGACTTCTTGATGCCGCATGCCAAAATCGCAATAGAAACAGACACCGAAAACAAAGACGAAGACGAATGA
- a CDS encoding type IV toxin-antitoxin system AbiEi family antitoxin domain-containing protein, with product MSADPSQREKARDLLAAHGLMRLAELKEAGITAATVSRMERDGEVVRLARGLYQLPDAELDANHSLAEAAKRFPKGVVCLVSALAFHEITDQLPKKVWMAIGRNDWTPKPSDMPIRVLRFADDLLADDIETHVIEGAPVKVFGVAKSVADCFRHRSKVGLNVAIEGLQEALRQRKSTPAQIMRAADKGGVSTVIRPYIEALTANG from the coding sequence ATGTCCGCAGACCCATCTCAGCGCGAGAAGGCCCGCGATCTCCTCGCGGCCCATGGTCTCATGCGACTCGCCGAGCTGAAGGAGGCCGGGATTACGGCCGCAACCGTCAGTCGCATGGAGAGGGATGGCGAGGTCGTCCGCCTCGCGCGCGGACTCTACCAGCTTCCGGACGCGGAGCTGGACGCAAACCACAGCCTAGCAGAAGCGGCCAAGCGATTTCCGAAAGGCGTGGTCTGCCTGGTCTCTGCTCTCGCCTTTCACGAGATCACCGACCAGCTTCCGAAGAAGGTGTGGATGGCGATCGGCCGGAACGACTGGACGCCGAAGCCGAGCGACATGCCGATCCGCGTGCTGCGATTTGCAGACGATCTGCTGGCCGACGATATCGAAACCCACGTGATCGAAGGGGCGCCGGTCAAGGTGTTCGGCGTCGCGAAGAGCGTCGCCGACTGTTTCCGGCACCGAAGCAAGGTGGGTCTGAACGTTGCGATCGAGGGTCTGCAGGAGGCCCTGCGCCAGCGCAAATCGACGCCGGCCCAGATCATGCGGGCTGCTGACAAAGGCGGGGTCTCCACTGTGATCCGTCCCTATATCGAGGCGCTCACCGCCAATGGCTAG
- a CDS encoding DUF932 domain-containing protein: MTAIEIMNGRPESGGYKVDASRGGHNGRVSSEWFSRPDDEKYLSLADLYASIKGRAERSQTRTVESAAIRVEAHRDDPERLALILPHADAPVAPTHWSFGQLASLVGAPAAYLRQLPAPLAGINLQYGLTNHRAEQVKTMEVANGRTELRAVTGPDYGRIYDHELVAAVQRIAGDGVGDTRWKVPGVLDWSTGIYNPMVDVTKDTTTLYASDRDVFLFLVDDMNPIEAGKLPDGSPDLYFRGFYCWNSEVGAKTLGIASFYLRAVCQNRNLWGVEDFQEITIRHSKYAANRFAHEAAPALATFADSSPRPFIEGIHAARERIVARSDDDRVDFLKKRGFSKAETAKIVETVLAEEGRPPESVFDFVQGITAVARSKPQQDARLAMETRAKALLERAA, encoded by the coding sequence ATGACTGCAATCGAGATCATGAACGGCCGCCCCGAAAGCGGCGGCTACAAGGTTGACGCGTCCCGCGGCGGGCACAACGGGCGGGTATCGTCCGAATGGTTTTCCCGCCCCGACGACGAGAAGTACCTTTCCCTCGCGGACCTCTACGCCTCGATAAAGGGTCGCGCCGAGCGGAGCCAAACGCGCACGGTCGAGAGCGCGGCGATCCGGGTCGAGGCCCATCGCGACGATCCGGAGCGGCTCGCGCTCATCCTCCCCCACGCAGACGCGCCGGTCGCGCCGACCCATTGGAGCTTCGGCCAGCTCGCCAGCCTCGTTGGCGCCCCGGCGGCCTATCTACGCCAGCTTCCCGCGCCGCTCGCCGGCATCAATCTCCAATACGGCCTCACCAACCACCGCGCCGAGCAGGTGAAGACGATGGAGGTCGCGAACGGCCGCACCGAGCTGCGCGCCGTGACCGGCCCGGACTATGGCCGCATCTATGACCACGAACTGGTCGCGGCGGTGCAGCGCATCGCGGGCGACGGTGTCGGCGACACGCGCTGGAAAGTGCCGGGCGTGCTCGACTGGTCGACCGGGATCTACAACCCCATGGTCGACGTCACCAAGGATACAACCACGCTCTATGCCTCGGATCGCGACGTCTTCCTCTTCCTGGTCGACGACATGAACCCGATCGAGGCGGGCAAGCTTCCGGACGGATCGCCCGATCTCTATTTCCGCGGCTTCTATTGCTGGAACTCGGAGGTCGGCGCGAAGACACTCGGCATCGCCAGCTTCTATCTCCGCGCCGTCTGCCAGAACCGCAATCTCTGGGGCGTGGAGGATTTTCAGGAGATCACGATCCGGCATTCCAAATACGCCGCCAACCGCTTCGCACACGAGGCGGCGCCGGCGCTCGCGACCTTCGCCGACTCCTCGCCGCGGCCGTTCATCGAGGGCATCCACGCCGCCCGCGAAAGGATCGTCGCCCGCAGCGACGACGACCGCGTCGACTTCCTGAAGAAGCGCGGCTTCTCGAAAGCGGAGACGGCCAAGATCGTCGAGACGGTCCTCGCCGAGGAAGGCCGTCCGCCGGAGAGCGTGTTCGACTTCGTCCAGGGCATCACCGCCGTCGCGCGGTCCAAACCGCAACAGGACGCGCGCCTCGCCATGGAGACCCGCGCCAAGGCGCTGCTGGAGCGCGCGGCCTGA